A stretch of Thermoanaerobaculia bacterium DNA encodes these proteins:
- the radA gene encoding DNA repair protein RadA produces the protein MKGEPGFACSECGAASAKWIGRCPECGAWNSYVAAAPAAASRKSRRPAAAARAVSITAVGDSAAPRLATGLPDLDRVLGGGLVPGSVVLIGGEPGIGKSTLLLQAARACAGAGGKILYVSGEESLRQVRLRAGRLGAVAEELFVLGETDPETAVEEAAALAPSLVVVDSVQSMTSSDLPSPSGSVAQVRNAALVFQRFARAKNVPVVLIGHVTKDGTLAGPKALEHLVDTVLSFEGDRSRGRRILRAMKNRFGAIEEIALYEMTSSGLSEIADPSRALLAERRAGTPGSAVSASIEGTRPLLVEIQALVGPAVSGSARRSAVGLDAGRLAMVLAVLETCAALPVASREIFVSCAGGFDVREPAADLALAAAILSSHRQTPLPADAFYFGEIGLLGEVRSVPDAAARLREGAAHGFREVFLPRSDASAAAEFPDLKAMPVAEVKDLA, from the coding sequence ATGAAGGGTGAGCCCGGATTCGCGTGCTCCGAATGCGGAGCCGCGTCCGCCAAGTGGATCGGGCGATGCCCCGAGTGCGGAGCGTGGAACTCCTACGTCGCCGCGGCGCCGGCCGCGGCGAGCCGGAAGAGCCGGCGGCCGGCGGCGGCGGCGCGGGCCGTGTCGATCACGGCGGTCGGCGATTCCGCGGCTCCCCGGCTCGCGACCGGACTGCCGGACCTCGATCGGGTGCTCGGGGGCGGCCTCGTCCCGGGATCGGTCGTGCTCATCGGCGGCGAGCCGGGGATCGGGAAATCGACGCTCCTCCTCCAGGCCGCGCGGGCGTGCGCCGGCGCCGGCGGGAAGATCCTCTACGTCTCCGGCGAGGAGTCGCTCCGCCAGGTCCGGCTGCGCGCGGGACGCCTCGGCGCGGTCGCGGAGGAGCTGTTCGTGCTCGGCGAGACCGACCCGGAAACCGCGGTCGAGGAGGCGGCGGCGCTGGCGCCGTCGCTCGTCGTCGTCGATTCGGTTCAGTCGATGACGTCGTCCGACCTCCCTTCCCCCTCCGGCTCGGTCGCGCAGGTGCGAAATGCGGCGCTCGTCTTCCAGCGCTTCGCGCGGGCGAAGAACGTGCCGGTCGTGCTGATCGGCCACGTCACGAAGGACGGGACGCTCGCGGGGCCGAAGGCGCTCGAGCACCTCGTGGACACCGTGCTCTCGTTCGAGGGGGACCGCTCGCGGGGGCGGCGAATCCTGCGGGCGATGAAGAACCGGTTCGGCGCGATCGAGGAGATCGCGCTCTACGAGATGACTTCGTCGGGACTGTCGGAGATCGCCGATCCTTCGCGCGCGCTGCTCGCCGAGAGGAGGGCGGGTACGCCCGGAAGCGCGGTGTCGGCCTCCATCGAAGGGACGCGCCCGCTCCTCGTGGAGATCCAGGCGCTCGTCGGACCCGCGGTGTCGGGATCCGCGCGGCGGAGCGCCGTCGGCCTCGACGCGGGCCGCCTCGCGATGGTGCTCGCCGTGCTCGAGACGTGCGCCGCGCTTCCGGTCGCGTCGCGGGAGATCTTCGTCTCCTGCGCGGGGGGCTTCGACGTGCGCGAGCCGGCGGCGGATCTCGCGCTCGCCGCGGCCATCCTCTCCTCGCACCGGCAGACGCCGCTCCCCGCCGACGCGTTCTACTTCGGCGAGATCGGGCTGCTCGGCGAGGTGCGGTCGGTCCCCGATGCCGCCGCGCGGCTGCGCGAGGGCGCCGCGCACGGCTTCCGCGAGGTCTTCCTGCCGCGGTCGGATGCCTCCGCCGCCGCGGAGTTCCCGGATCTGAAGGCGATGCCGGTCGCCGAAGTGAAGGACCTGGCTTAG
- a CDS encoding phosphoribosylaminoimidazolesuccinocarboxamide synthase: MKPLASTTLPFPLVRRGKVRDVWDLGDRLLIVATDRVSAFDVVLSPGIPDKGKVLNQLSNFWFAQFPGVENHLVETDARKFPEGAAADDLPGRAVIARKCEVIPFECVARGYLAGSGWKDYVRTGEVCGLRLPSGLREASRLPEPIFTPATKAETGHDENVPLSRLAEVLGADRARELAEKTLSLYREVARRCEEKGILLADSKIEFGVLDGRLVWIDEAFTPDSSRFWPAESYRPGCSPPSLDKQFIRDWLESTGWNKTPPAPPLPDDVVRGTRDRYLEAFRKITGRAPEYVSD; this comes from the coding sequence TTGAAGCCGCTCGCCTCCACGACGCTCCCCTTCCCGCTGGTCCGCCGCGGGAAGGTGCGCGACGTCTGGGATCTCGGCGACCGTCTCCTGATCGTCGCGACCGACCGCGTTTCGGCGTTCGACGTCGTCCTCTCTCCGGGGATCCCGGACAAGGGCAAGGTCCTGAACCAGCTGTCGAACTTCTGGTTCGCCCAGTTCCCCGGCGTGGAGAACCATCTCGTGGAGACCGATGCCCGGAAGTTCCCCGAGGGCGCGGCGGCCGACGACCTCCCGGGACGCGCCGTGATCGCGCGCAAGTGCGAGGTGATCCCCTTCGAGTGTGTCGCGCGCGGATACCTCGCCGGGTCCGGGTGGAAGGATTACGTCCGCACCGGGGAGGTCTGCGGATTGCGCCTTCCGTCCGGTCTTCGGGAGGCGTCCCGACTGCCGGAACCGATCTTCACGCCGGCGACGAAGGCGGAAACCGGGCACGACGAGAACGTGCCGCTGTCGCGCCTGGCCGAGGTACTCGGCGCCGACCGCGCCCGCGAGCTCGCCGAAAAGACGCTTTCTCTCTACCGCGAGGTGGCGCGCCGCTGCGAGGAGAAGGGGATCCTCCTCGCCGATTCGAAGATCGAGTTCGGCGTCCTCGACGGGCGCCTCGTCTGGATCGACGAGGCCTTCACGCCCGATTCGTCGCGATTCTGGCCCGCGGAGTCCTACCGGCCCGGATGCTCCCCTCCGTCGCTCGACAAGCAGTTCATCCGCGACTGGCTGGAGAGCACGGGATGGAACAAGACGCCGCCCGCGCCGCCGCTCCCGGACGACGTCGTGCGCGGCACCCGCGACCGCTACCTCGAGGCGTTCCGGAAGATCACGGGCCGCGCTCCGGAGTACGTGAGCGACTGA